The window ACGTTAATCACAAGAACTTAGAGCTACTTGGGCTTCTCCAGGTACATTGAAAGAGAATGTTACAATTACAGGAGCATATAACTGCATAAATTTCCAATGGACAAtgtaataaagaactagagaacTTGCAGCTTGATTTTGAACAATATTCTGTTAGAATAAAAACTATGAAAGACAGTTAAAGCTTGAGAAACAAAACGCAAGTAGCTTTTATAAGACCATCAGCTGCATCACCATGACCTATGAGGAAATATTTTTTCATAACTAACTAAACCAATTGACAAATTAGTTCATTCCATGTCTCATATTTTCAGGTTTGAAACCCAGTGGAGATGATAACCAATAACTCTGTATGGAATGTGCTGCAGTAACTaaagcctgtccaaattccatttcttaatttctcaaaatcagaCACAAGATTTCACATATCATGCTTAAATGTGATTGATAAATCAAGCCATGCTCACATGAGAAGCTGATAATGATGGATCAAAGGCACAAGTATCTTATGAAGCACCAATTTAGATCAATGTTAACTTAAAAGGTTAATTTTACAATAGCACAAAATATTAAACATTTCAGAGGATTAGGGGGCTTGGCTGAAGTGAGTATTGCAAAAAATAATATGTCCAACATGTTAACAATGAGCCTTTACCTTAATAGTAACCTTGCTCTTCACTTGAGTCTCCAAAGCTTCCGTCATGGACTGGAAGGAGGTAATATCAGCACACTAGTATGTTCACAGAAATTCCAGAAGAATTTTGACAACTGCTAAAAATTTAGCACACCTTATCAAACTGCATAAGAACTTGAATAGCAAGCTCTGGGCTCAAGGCTCCAGTTGAAACCATCTCATCTAGAGTTTCTGTCAAGCACATACCAATACTGGACCTTCGGTACAATTCAAATGTGGCCATAGACTATACTAAGATACCAAAATTGAGGGTTatccaatgaaaaaaaaaatccaatgatTAATATAACAAACAACATGGTAGTGTTTGGTATTGTTTGATTATTTATAGTGGGAAGGGAGAAAACAATTTTTTTACACATTAGACAATTGCCAAAATCATTATTCCACTAAATTTGCCCCTGCTAGAAAGTTAACACcctaaataatcttattagatgaACCAAGATAGTGACATTAAATATTGATTGGTGGCAGAAGTACTAAACACAAAAAGATGTGGTTATTAGGTATTGTATTGTTTACTTTGCCAATACAAGGCATATACATAAGTCAATTAATCCAGCATATCAACTAGGATATATTTGTTCTATAATGATCTTCAATGCACCTTTAGCAATATGCAGACTTAGAAGTTCTTGATACAAAAGAgtgaacaataaaaaaaaaacattgtgaATAACTATCTGATCATGTCTTATATCTCATATTAACGACATATGCTTAATCTAATATGTGTAATTACAATACAGAAGCACTTCTTAGGAGAGATGACACTTGGAAATATTCTTGCaacaaaatgaagaaaaaaaatacaagtgacagttttaaaaaaaaatttgagctaTCAAGGCCATTTTTCATTTCTATGGGAAAAGCAATCGACTTCAccacaaaattgtgcaaactccAATGACAGATTATAAACCAAATGACagtcaaaattaaaactaatcaTAAACAACAACAATCCCAACAATTTGGACAGCAGTCAACCTATcatcttttaattaaatgaacttcTAATTATAGAATAtgcaaatctataaatttaatccACAAACTAAATGGTCTCTCTTAACTAACATTTACTATGAGGTTAATCAAACTAAAGAAAGTACCAAAAGCATATAATGACCtgaaagattaaaaatttaaagaatcCCTCTTAACATGATTTCCTTCTAGACCCAAGTATTTAACTATAAAGGGAACCCAATCATCCAGAACATGTTCATGTTAGATAtgttaaaaatctagaaattaaTGTGAAAACATACATAACGTGTGATAGATAACAGTTTCTTAAATTTCCAACAGAAAGCAATGgtccaaataaaataaaataaaaaacagtCCGGTGCACTAAGTTTCCGCCAATGCATGGTCTAGGGAAGGGTCTACACAGCCTTACCTGTATTGCAAGAAGTTGTTTCCGtaactcgaacccatgaccttcaGGTTGCCCTGCAACAACTTTATCGTTGTGCCAAGGCTCCTCTTCAGAAAGCAATCGGTCCAAATAAACTTAATAtattttaaacttatattttcaagCACAAACAAATCCAGTTGACACACAAGTACAATATCTTTGGGATGAAACAGATGTCCATTCCCTTTGCCATTTAAGCCACATGTTTTTAGTTTTCTCATTCTCACCGTAACTCCCTGATGGAATAATGAGTGACTAGCAAATGCATTAGACCTTTAGTTTGCCTGACTTTCAGGAAGCTACCTATCAAGAGCAATAACCTCTTTCTACTCCCACATGCCAAAAATGGAAAATCATGCCCAACTATTCCTCCTACTTACAGATCTGTAAAAGAAAATGACTCACACTGAACTACATGGAAATACATTCGATCAATACATGTGATTCATGGCGATTAAATATAATTGCAAGAAAAGAACCCCTAAATCCTAATTATCATGAAATAATTCAATAGATCACTTTGTTTCCTAGTTTCTTCAGCGCTTCCACCTTCAACAACTAGATGTTTCCTAGACCAAAGCTTCTGCAAATGTGGCATTTATGGACTCATAACATCACTCCCTCCTTAAAAAAGTACTTGTCCTCAAGTACAGAATAGGGGTTGGATTTTGGCATGAGACTGGCCTAATGATGACGAGGGTGGTCTAGGCTTTTACAACATGCGCTTTCTCTCATTTGGTAGCTTTCCTCTTTTTAGTTTGGGTTAATGACCTGTGTTTTCTAGACGAAAAGGACGAGCGCATTACGATACAGAAAGATGCATTTTTCAGTATACAACTATAACTTACATTTAGTAACATCGTGTcattaatgcaataaaactattAAAGTGAAGAGTTGCCACATCTATAAACTATGAAGTTAAAGCAGAAAAACTACACCAAAATGGAAATTCACTATAAATCTAAAGCAATGAAAATACAGTTCCGCAAGCAGCATATTTATCATGGGAAGAAATGCAAGTAATATTTTTTTgtccatttaaaaaaataaattcattGCCTCAACAGGAGGATAACAAGTTAGGCTCGTGATAGATCAAGAAAAACAATAACAGAGACCTGAAGAAAATAAGCAGCAGTCTTCCAATAGCTACCACCCGTGCTTTACAAATAAGTCAAAATGACACTTTTTAATTCTTAGGTTTACTATCTACCGACCTTCGAGATTCTAATTTAAATCACAGAAAATCTCCCGGAACGTTAAGTTAttaggaagagaaaaagaaagcatTCAACATAAGTCTTTCCAATAGGAAAAGTGAggggggaaaaaaaacaaaagacacCTCCTTTCAGTCTGAAAAGAAACCTTAATTACTATCTAACAAGTCGAATAACAAATAAAACCAATTAGCCGCGATGCAGAGataaaacaaaaaatgaaatcAAGACagaattagctatttttcaagtCGACAAAAAGCCGACCGATGCCTAAACCTAAATCCAAGACCAAAACAAGATAACGTAAGAGCCCAATAGGGGATTTCAGACCCAAACGAAATTCTACTCTAAACGGTGAGCGAAGgacatttttttttacatatgTATGTTTTTCAAACGGAAGAAAATGACCTCCAATCGCGAGATCCTGAGCTAAGTCTTGACCGTCGGAACCCTACTCGCTGCCGAGGAAGGGAACTTGGACCCAGGAATTTATACCACGGGGATGATGTCGCCGGAGGCAGGAGAGCGAAGTGGGAGAGAAAGAGCGAGGGAGAGAGAGATCGGTCCCCAACGGGATTCAAATCAAGGGTTTTATAGGGAGATGGATCGGGAGGAAGACAATATATACGTCGAGATACAAGGAAGACTCGAAGAAGTCGATTTTTCCAATTGATATGTCCGCATAGTAGTCTCGCCATGCGGAAAGTGGATCGGCCGTCCGTTGTCTAGATAAATGGATTCATCACCGTAAAATAGTGGCGATGGAATATGCGGAACTTGGTCGAATCTCTGCGAGCCGAGCGGATTGGCCGAGTCAAATGAATGCGACTCCGTTGAGTCAAAATTAAGggcataaaatttttattttcatataaaaattattaaatttatttattaaaagttTAATCAAATTCGAATTAAGTTTAACCTTttcatcaaatttaattaataatatattaatttaatagatattgttttctttatttttaattaatgattctatttataattaaaatttaaacaatattcgaatttatttattttaattttttattattaataaatataaataaattcgtATTGAATTAAAAATCAAGTTTATTTTTGACATATAATTATTATACATCAACTAAGTGTCATATTGTAATACTTTAatgttaaaatatttatttacgAAATTTCTCAAATTATCAAAACTAGTTATTCATATGTCCAGAGTGTCCAGTGCACAAATaatctataaattaaatttagaatgttaaatatattttaaatttgcaataaatttaaaaagtctaACTTAGCATTCCTATAAAAATCCTAAttgcttaaattatttaaatatgtgGATTAGCAATATTCGAAATAAAATCCATGAATTTGTGTgatataacttaaaaaaaatcctttattGGTTGTTGTCtttaaatttcctttatcaaaaacatttaatttatattctatTAAGTTAAAGTATTTTACAATTTGCAAGTCGGAATCACCTATATTTTGCTTAGAaacatattattttatatttataatttcgAATTTATAAACATGCTactgcaaattttttttttacataaatatcatagt is drawn from Zingiber officinale cultivar Zhangliang chromosome 1B, Zo_v1.1, whole genome shotgun sequence and contains these coding sequences:
- the LOC121980091 gene encoding transcription initiation factor IIA subunit 2 is translated as MATFELYRRSSIGMCLTETLDEMVSTGALSPELAIQVLMQFDKSMTEALETQVKSKVTIKGHLHTYRFCDNVWTFILQDATFKSDELNDQARRVKIVACDSKLLSQ